The Streptomyces sp. NBC_00335 DNA window ATGAGACGGGTCGTCACGAATCCGGCGACGTCGCGGTTGACGACGATGCAGGTCTTGCCGACCGACTCGGCGAACGCCCGGGTGGTGGCGAGGGTTTCGTCGCTCGTCTTGTAGCCGCGCACGAGCTCGCACAGCTGCATCATCGGGACCGGCGAGAAGAAGTGCGCGCCGACGACCCGCTCCGGACGCTCCGTCACGGCCGCGATCTTGGTGATCGGGATGGCGGAGGTGTTGGAGGCCAGGATCGCGTCCTCGCGCACCAGCTTGTCGAGCGCGCGGAAGATCTCGTGCTTGACCTCCAGCTTCTCGAAGACGGCCTCGACGACGATGTCGGCGTCGGCGACCGCTTCGAGCTCGGTGGTCGTGGTGATGCGGGCCAGGGCCGCCTCGGCGTCCTCGGCCGTCAGCTTGCCCTTGGAGACGAACCTGTCGTACGAGGCCTTGATCCCGTCGGTACCGCGCGTCAGGGCGGCATCGGTCACATCGCGCAGCACGACGTCCCAACCCGCCTGAGCGGAGACCTGCGCGATTCCGGAGCCCATCAGTCCGGCGCCGATCACGGCGAGCTTCCCAGCCACTGCACACCCCAAGTTCTTTGAATAGGACACGGCCTCGGATACGGCACAGCCTCGTTCGTTCTCCGGCGGAGACTAGCGTCCGCGAGGGGCCCAGTGACCGCGAAGTAACACGCGTCACGTCTCAGATGACGGACATCACACCGGGACGGCCCAGCAGTGCGACAGGGGGCCCCAGTTGGTCCGCACTAGGGTGGCGGCATGGTGAACCTCACGCGCATCTACACCCGCACCGGCGACAAGGGCACGACCGCACTGGGCGACATGAGCCGCACGGCCAAGACCGATCTGCGCATCTCGGCGTACGCCGACGCCAACGAGGCCAACGCGGCCATCGGGACGGCCATCGCGCTCGGCTCGCTGCCCGCCGATGTCGTGAAGGTCCTGGTCCGTGTGCAGAACGACCTGTTCGACGTGGGCGCCGACCTCTGCACCCCGGTCGTCCCGAACCCCGAGTACCCGCCGCTGCGCGTCGAGCAGTTCTACGTGGACAAGCTGGAGGCCGACTGCGACCTCTTCAACGGCGAGCTGGAGAAGCTCCGCAGCTTCATCCTCCCCGGCGGCACCCCCGGCGCGGCCCTCCTGCACCAGGCCTGCACGGTGGTCCGGCGCGCCGAGCGCTCCACGTGGGCGGCCCTGGAGGCACACGGCGAGGTCATGAACCCGCTGACGGCCACCTACCTCAACCGCCTCTCCGACCTCCTGTTCATCCTGGCCCGCACGGCCAACAAGGAGGTCGGCGACGTCCTGTGGGTCCCGGGCGGCGACCGGTAGGTCGTGGACGGCTCGCCTAGGAACGGTCCGCCGTGGAGAGCGCCTTCGCGGGAGCCCGCTTCGGCCACACCGTGTAGGTGACGGCGATCAGGGCGTGGATGCCCACCACCCGCAGGGCCGTGAGCTGCCATCCGTGCAGCACCGTGGTGTCGCCCGAACCGCCGACGTACCAGATCGCGGCCTGGAGCAGTCCGGCCGCGACGGCCGCCGCGAGGACGGTCCGCGCGAACAGCTTCCACTCGTGGACGGCCCGCGCCGCGCCGTAGCCGGCGCCGGCCGGCTTCGGGCCCCCGGCCAGCCGGTGCGCGGCGTGGCCGTCGAGCCAGCGCACGGTGTAGTGCCCGTAGGCGACGGTGTAGCCGAGGTACAGCGCGGCGAGTCCGTGCTTCCAGTCCGGCTCGGCGCCGCCGCGCAGGTCCACCGCGGTGGCGACCAGCAGCACCAGCTCCAGGAGCGGCTCGCACAGCAGGACGGCCGCGCCGGCCTTCGGCATCTTCGCGAGGTAGCGCAGGGCCAGGCCGCCGGTCAGCAGGACCCAGAAGCCGACTTCACAGGCGATGATCAGGGTGACGAGCACGGGACTCTCCGTTCCTGTGGTGGGGGATGCCTCCAGCTTCCCGCCCGGTTCGCACCGTTTCCTCGTCGCCGATGACGAATGCCACGGGGGCCGACCTGCATCCTTCGATGTACGCGGGCTCGGCCGTGATGGCGACGCCCGCCCCCGCCGCACCCTGTTGGATGGGTCCGTGACCCTCAAGATCCCGCCGCCGCACCGAGACGACGTCCTGCTCGCCGCGTTCAGCGTGGCCGCCGGCCTGCTCCTGTGGTCGCTCGGGGTGCACAGCTCCCCCACCCGGGACCTGCTCCCGGCCTGGGCGGCCCTGGTCCCGCTCCTCACCCTCGGCGCGATGGAGCTGCTGCGCCGGAGCATGCCCCGGGTGACCCTGGCGGTCGGCACCGCGGGGCTGGTCGCCGACCAGTTCACCGTGGGGAACCTGGCCACCGTCCTGATCTTCACCGACCTGATGTACGCGGCCGTCGTCTACGGCAAACCGGCCATGGCCCGCCGCCTCCCGGTGACGACCGGCCTGATCACCGTCGCCGTCTCCATCGCCGCCGTGGCCTGGCTGCGCACCCCGCAAGCGCTGCTGATCGGCGTGGTCACCGGCATCGTGAGCTTCGGCCCGGCGCTGACCGGAGCCACCCTGCGCAACCACCGCGAGGCCGCCGTGGCCGCCCGGCTGCGCGCCGAGCAGACCGCGCTGCTGGCCGAGATGGACCGGGCGCAGGCGGTCGTCGCCGAGCGGGCCCGGATGGCCCGCGAACTGCACGACATGGTGGCCAACCACCTCTCCGCCATCGCCATCCACTCCACCGCCGCGCTGTCCATCGACTCCCCCGCCACCAGCCGCGAGGCGCTCGGGGTGATCCGGGAGAACAGCGTCCAGGGACTGGCCGAGATGCGCCGCCTGATCGGACTGCTGCGGGACGTCGGCGCCGGCCAGGAGGCCGTCGCCACGCCCTCGCTGGACGGGCTGGACGCCCTGCTGGAGCAGGCCCGTACGAACGGGGCCGCGAGCGGGCTGGACTTCGTGCTCCTCGACGACCGGCCCGGGGAGGCGGCGCCCACCGGGGGCGCCCGCGAACCGCTGCCCGCCCCGGTGGAACTGGCGGCGTACCGGATCGTCCAGGAGTCGCTGACCAACGCCCTCAAGCACGCCGCCCCGGGCACCGTCACCGTCCGGCTGGCCCGCGACCGCCCCGCGGGCGCGGGGGCCGGCCGGGGCGGGGGCGGCGCGCTGCACGTCGCCGTCGACTCCCCCTACGGGGAACGCCCCGGCCCCCGCGCGCCCGGCTCCGGAGCCGGCCTGATCGGCATGCGCGAGCGGACGGAACTGCTCGGCGGGGCATTCGAAGCGGGCCGCGCGGACGCGGTCTGGCGGGTCCGGGCGACGCTGCCCGTGGAAGAAGAGGCGGTACGGACGTGACGATCAGGGTCGTGGTGGCGGAGGACCAGAGCGCGGTACGGGCCGGGCTGGTCCTGATCCTGCGCAGCGCCGGCGACATCGAGGTGGTGGGCGAGGCCGCGGACGGGGAGGAGGCCGTGCGCCTGGCCCGCGAGCTGCGGCCCGACCTGGTGCTCATGGACGTGCAGATGCCGCGCCTGGACGGGGTGTCGGCGACCCGTCTGGTGGTCGCGGAGGCTCTGGCCGACGTCCTCGTGCTCACCACCTTCGACCTGGACGAGTACGTCTTCGGCGCGCTGCGCGCGGGCGCCTCGGGCTTCCTGCTGAAGGACGCGGACGCGGCGGAGCTGATCACGGCGGTACGGACCGTCGCGCGCGGGGAGGGCCTGATCGCCCCGGCGGTGACCCGGCGGCTGATCGCCGAGTTCGCGGATCCGCGGCCCGTACGCGTCCCCGTGCCGGCGACGGTGGAATCGCTGACCCCGCGCGAGCGGGAGGTCCTGGGGTGCCTGGGCGAGGGGCTGTCGAACGCGGAGATCGCCGTGCGCCTGGAGATGGCGGACGCGACGGCGAAGACCCACGTCAGCCGGGTGCTGGCCAAGCTGGAGCTGCGCAGCCGGGTCCAAGCGGCAGTGCTGGCACAGGAGTTGGGGCTCTAGCCGGATCCGGCCGGAAATCCCTCCGGGGGCGCTACGGGAGGTCTGGACCTCTTGACGGTTGGTCCAGACCTTTCTACTCTCACGCACAACTGTGGTGAGCGTGCCATGACAAGACGTCATACGGGCACGCTCACGGGCGGCGCAGGTCCCACCCCCATGCAGCGGCCGTCCCCACGGCCGCTGCGGACCTCGGAGGAGCACCCTTGAGCACAGCACCCCCACGACGCGCACCGCTGTTTCGAAGAGTCGCGGCCGCACTGGCCGTACTCACCCTGCCCCTCGCCGGACTGGTGGCCATCGCCGGCCCCGCCGAGGCGGCCGCCTCGGCCACCGCGACGTACACCAAGGTCTCCGACTGGGGCTCCGGCTTCGAGGGCAAGTGGACGGTGAAGAACACCGGCACGACCACCCTCAGCAGCTGGACCGTGGAGTGGGACTACCCGGCCGGCACCGCCGTCACCTCGGCCTGGGACGCCACCGTCACCAGCTCCGGCACCCACTGGACCGGCAAGAACGTCGGCTGGAACGGCACCCTCTCCCCGGGCGCCACCGTCAGCTTCGGCTTCAACGGCACGGGCTCCGGCGCCCCCAGCGGCTGCAAGATCAACGGCGGCAGCTGCGACGGCGGCACCAACCCCACCGACAACCCGCCCAGCGCCCCCGGCACCCCCACGGCCAGCGGCGTCACCGACACCGGGCTGACCCTCGGCTGGGCCGCGGCCACCGACGACAAGGGCGTCAAGAACTACGACGTCTTCCGCGGCGGCGCCAAGATCGCCACCGTCACCACCCCCTCGTACACCGACTCGGGCCTGACCAAGGGCACCACCTACAGCTACACGGTCACCGCCCGCGACACCATCGACCAGACCGGCCCCTCCTCCGGCGCCCTCTCGGTGACCACCACCGGCGGAGTCGTCGATCCCCCGCCGGTGGGCGGCCCCGTCAAGCTCGGCTACTTCACGAACTGGGGCGTCTACCAGCGCAACTACCACGTGAAGAACCTGGTCACCTCCGGCAGCGCCGCGAAGATCACGCACATCAACTACGCCTTCGGCAACGTCCAGGGCGGCAAGTGCACGATCGGTGACGCCTACGCCGACTACCAGAAGACCTACGACGCCTCCTCCAGCGTCTCGGGCGTCGCCGACACCTGGGACCAGCCCGTGGCCGGCAACTTCAACCAGCTGCGCCAGCTGAAGAAGAAGTACCCGAACATCAAGGTCCTCTACTCCTTCGGCGGCTGGACCTGGTCCGGCGGCTTCGGCCAGGCCGCGGCCAACCCGGCCGCCTTCGCCCAGTCCTGCTACGACCTGGTCGAGGACCCGCGCTGGGCCGACGTCTTCGACGGCATCGACATCGACTGGGAGTACCCGAACGCCTGCGGCCTGTCCTGCGACACCAGCGGGGCCGCCTCCCTGAAGAACGTCCTCTCCGCACTGCGCACGAAGTTCGGCACCACCAACCTGGTCACCGCCGCCATCTCCGCCGACGGCTCCAACGGCGGCAAGCTCGACCTCGCCGACTACGCGGGCGCCGCCCAGTACGTCGACTTCTACAACGTCATGACGTACGACTTCTTCGGCGCGTGGGCGGCCCAGGGCCCGACGGCCCCGCACTCCCCGCTCACCTCGTACACCGGCATCCCGATCGCCGGCTTCAACTCCGAGGCGGCCATCACCAAGCTCAAGGGCAAGGGCATCGCCGGCTCCAAGCTCAACCTCGGCATCGGCTTCTACGGCCGCGGCTGGACCGGCGTGACCCAGGCCACGCCCGGCGGCACCGCGACCGGCCCGGCCCCGGGCACCTACGAGCAGGGCATCGAGGACTACAAGGTCCTCAAGGGCTCCTGCCCCTCGACCGGCACCATCGCCGGCACGGCCTACGCCAAGTGCGGCAGCAACTGGTGGAGCTACGACACCCCCGCCACCATCGCCTCGAAGATGGCCTGGACGAAGCAGCAGGGCCTCAAGGGAGCCTTCTACTGGGAGTTCAGCGGCGACACCGCCAACGGCGAACTGGCCAGCGCGGTCCACGCCGGCCTCTCGTAACCCCTGACAGCTCGGCCCGGTGAAAGACGAAGCCGGGGAGACGGGTCCGCCCCCGTCTCCCCGGCTTCTCCATCTTCACGCGCCGCTCGCGCGGCTCGGCCCTGGCGGGCCTCCCCGGCTTCGCGGCGCTGCGCCGGACTCCGTCCGGCGGCACCGGCCCTCAGGCGACGTTCACCCGTTGCCCGGGCGGAGCCGCCTCCAGCCAGGCGAGGAAACCGGTCAGCGCGTCATCGCTCATCGCCAGTTCCAGGCGGGTGCCGCGGTGCGCGCAGCACAGTACGACGGCGTCGGAGAGAAGGGCCAGCTCCTCCTCGCCCTCCGGCGCACGGCGGGCGATGACCTCGATGGAGGACCGCTCCAGCAGCCGGCGCGGCCGCGGGGAGTAGCTGAAGACACGGAACCAGTCGATGCGGTCACCGCTGTAGCGCGCGACCCCGTACACCCAGCCCTTGCCGGAGACGTCGGGTTCCTCGGACACGCCCCAGCGCATGCTGCAGTCGAAGGTGCCGCCGGAGCGCTGGATCAGCCTGCGGCGCAGTCCGAACACAAACAGCCCGATCACCACCAGGGCTACGACCAGGCCGCTCACAAGCAGAGCGAGGAGCATCTTTCACCGACCTCCTCGCTCATCGAATAACCCGCACGACAGCGTTCCTACCAGACGGAGTCTGGGGGACCTGCATTGCCTCAGCCGCGACCCGGTCCGGAAAATTCCGGAGCAGGCCGCGGCTGAGGTTCGAAACTCTTACCAGTACCGGGACTCAGCGCCCCGAAACCGCGCGCAGCCGGACATCGGCGCGACGCTCGGAGACCGAATCGGTCTCCGCCTTCGCGCGCTCCAGTGCCCGCTCCGCCCGCTCGACGTCGATCTCGTCGGCAAGCTCGGCGATCTCGGCCAGCAGCGACAACTTGTTGTCCGCGAACGAGATGAATCCGCCGTGCACCGCGGCGACAACAGTGTTGCCCCCGACGGTACGGATGGTCACCGGGCCCGATTCCAGCACACCGAGAAGCGGCTGGTGACCGGGCATGACGCCGATGTCGCCGGACGTGGTGCGGGCGACAACCAGGGTGGCCTCGCCGGACCAGACATTCCGGTCCGCCGCGACCAGCTCGACGTGCAGCTCAGCAGCCATGGTGGCTCCTCGGGTCACCACCCGGCGGGATGGCCGGGTGTTGGGTCAAATTCTAATGGGCGTGAGGAGAGGGACGGGACACACCCGCCCCTCTCCGTCAATCAGCTGTGCTCACGGATGAGCGCGGCCTCAGGAGACGCCCAGCTCCTTGGCGTTGGCCTTGAGGTCCTCGATGCCACCGCACAGGAAGAACGCCTGCTCGGGGAAGTGGTCGTAGTCTCCGTCGCAGATCGCGTTGAAGGCCACGATCGACTCGTCGAGCGGAACGTCCGAACCGTCGACGCCGGTGAACTGCTTGGCGACGTGCGTGTTCTGCGACAGGAAGCGCTCGACGCGACGGGCACGGTGGACAACGAGCTTGTCCTCCTCGCCCAGCTCGTCGATACCGAGGATCGCGATGATGTCCTGGAGGTCCTTGTACTTCTGCAGGATCCCCTTGACGCGCATCGCCGTGGCGTAGTGGTCCGCCGCGATGTACCGCGGGTCGAGGATGCGGGACGTCGAGTCCAGCGGGTCCACGGCCGGGTAGATGCCCTTCTCGGAGATCGGACGGGAAAGAACCGTCGTCGCGTCGAGGTGGGCGAAGGTGGTGGCCGGCGCCGGGTCGGTCAGGTCGTCCGCGGGGACGTAGATCGCCTGCATCGAGGTGATCGAGTGACCGCGGGTCGAGGTGATGCGCTCCTGCAGCAGACCCATCTCGTCAGCCAGGTTCGGCTGGTAACCCACGGCGGACGGCATGCGGCCCAGAAGGGTCGACACCTCCGAACCGGCCTGGGTGTAACGGAAGATGTTGTCGATGAAGAAGAGCACGTCCTGCTTCTGCACATCGCGGAAGTACTCCGCCATGGTCAGACCGGCAAGCGCGACGCGAAGACGGGTGCCCGGGGGCTCGTCCATCTGACCGAAGACAAGCGCCGTCTTGTCGATGACGCCGGACTCGGCCATTTCCTCGATGAGGTCGTTGCCCTCACGGGTACGCTCACCGACGCCCGCGAAGACCGACACACCATCGTGGTTGTTGGCCACGCGGTAGATCATTTCCTGGATCAGAACGGTCTTGCCGACACCGGCACCACCGAACAGACCGATCTTTCCACCCTTGACGTACGGGGTGAGAAGGTCGATGACCTTGACGCCGGTCTCGAACATCTCGGTCTTCGACTCGAGCTCGTCGAAGCGGGGCGCCTTGCGGTGGATCGGCCAGCGCTCGGTGACGTTGGCGTTCTCCTCCGGGTAGTTCAGCACCTCACCCAGGGTGTTGAAGACCTTGCCCTTGGTGAAGTCACCGACGGGGACGGTGATGCCCTCGCCCGTGTTGACCACCGTGGCCTGGCGAACCAGACCGTCGGTCGGCTGCATCGAGATGGTACGGACGAGGCCGTCACCCAGGTGCTGCGCGACCTCGAGGGTCAGCGTCTTGAGCTTGCCGTCCTCGGCCGGGTCTGCGACCTCGACCTTGAGGGCGTTGTAGATCTCGGGCATGGCGTCGACGGGGAACTCCACGTCGACGACCGGGCCGATGACCCGGGCAACGCGGCCCGTGGCGGCGGCCGTCTCAATGGTCGTCATTACTTGTCACTCCCCGCGGTCGCGTCTGCCATGGCGCTGGCGCCACCGACGATCTCGCTGATTTCCTGGGTGATTTCGGCCTGGCGGGCCGCGTTGGCAAGCCGGGAAAGGCTCTTGATGAGATCCCCGGCGTTGTCGGTAGCCGACTTCATCGCGCGGCGGCGGGCGGCGTGCTCGGAAGCGGCCGACTGCAGCAGTGCGTTGTAGATGCGGCTCTCGACGTAGCGCGGCAGAAGGGCGTCGAGGACGTCCTCCGCCGACGGCTCGAAGTCGAACAGCGGAAGGATCTCGCCCTTCGCGCCGGTCTCCTCTTCGACCTTGTCGAGGCTGAGCGGCAGCATCCGGCCGTCCACCGCGTTCTGCGTCATCATCGA harbors:
- a CDS encoding 3-hydroxyacyl-CoA dehydrogenase family protein, with amino-acid sequence MAGKLAVIGAGLMGSGIAQVSAQAGWDVVLRDVTDAALTRGTDGIKASYDRFVSKGKLTAEDAEAALARITTTTELEAVADADIVVEAVFEKLEVKHEIFRALDKLVREDAILASNTSAIPITKIAAVTERPERVVGAHFFSPVPMMQLCELVRGYKTSDETLATTRAFAESVGKTCIVVNRDVAGFVTTRLISALVVEAAKLYESGVASAEDIDIACKLGFGHAMGPLATADLTGVDILLHATSNIYTESQDEKFAPPELMRRMVDAGDIGRKSGQGFYKH
- a CDS encoding cob(I)yrinic acid a,c-diamide adenosyltransferase, giving the protein MVNLTRIYTRTGDKGTTALGDMSRTAKTDLRISAYADANEANAAIGTAIALGSLPADVVKVLVRVQNDLFDVGADLCTPVVPNPEYPPLRVEQFYVDKLEADCDLFNGELEKLRSFILPGGTPGAALLHQACTVVRRAERSTWAALEAHGEVMNPLTATYLNRLSDLLFILARTANKEVGDVLWVPGGDR
- a CDS encoding sensor histidine kinase, with the protein product MDGSVTLKIPPPHRDDVLLAAFSVAAGLLLWSLGVHSSPTRDLLPAWAALVPLLTLGAMELLRRSMPRVTLAVGTAGLVADQFTVGNLATVLIFTDLMYAAVVYGKPAMARRLPVTTGLITVAVSIAAVAWLRTPQALLIGVVTGIVSFGPALTGATLRNHREAAVAARLRAEQTALLAEMDRAQAVVAERARMARELHDMVANHLSAIAIHSTAALSIDSPATSREALGVIRENSVQGLAEMRRLIGLLRDVGAGQEAVATPSLDGLDALLEQARTNGAASGLDFVLLDDRPGEAAPTGGAREPLPAPVELAAYRIVQESLTNALKHAAPGTVTVRLARDRPAGAGAGRGGGGALHVAVDSPYGERPGPRAPGSGAGLIGMRERTELLGGAFEAGRADAVWRVRATLPVEEEAVRT
- a CDS encoding response regulator; protein product: MTIRVVVAEDQSAVRAGLVLILRSAGDIEVVGEAADGEEAVRLARELRPDLVLMDVQMPRLDGVSATRLVVAEALADVLVLTTFDLDEYVFGALRAGASGFLLKDADAAELITAVRTVARGEGLIAPAVTRRLIAEFADPRPVRVPVPATVESLTPREREVLGCLGEGLSNAEIAVRLEMADATAKTHVSRVLAKLELRSRVQAAVLAQELGL
- a CDS encoding glycosyl hydrolase family 18 protein — encoded protein: MFRRVAAALAVLTLPLAGLVAIAGPAEAAASATATYTKVSDWGSGFEGKWTVKNTGTTTLSSWTVEWDYPAGTAVTSAWDATVTSSGTHWTGKNVGWNGTLSPGATVSFGFNGTGSGAPSGCKINGGSCDGGTNPTDNPPSAPGTPTASGVTDTGLTLGWAAATDDKGVKNYDVFRGGAKIATVTTPSYTDSGLTKGTTYSYTVTARDTIDQTGPSSGALSVTTTGGVVDPPPVGGPVKLGYFTNWGVYQRNYHVKNLVTSGSAAKITHINYAFGNVQGGKCTIGDAYADYQKTYDASSSVSGVADTWDQPVAGNFNQLRQLKKKYPNIKVLYSFGGWTWSGGFGQAAANPAAFAQSCYDLVEDPRWADVFDGIDIDWEYPNACGLSCDTSGAASLKNVLSALRTKFGTTNLVTAAISADGSNGGKLDLADYAGAAQYVDFYNVMTYDFFGAWAAQGPTAPHSPLTSYTGIPIAGFNSEAAITKLKGKGIAGSKLNLGIGFYGRGWTGVTQATPGGTATGPAPGTYEQGIEDYKVLKGSCPSTGTIAGTAYAKCGSNWWSYDTPATIASKMAWTKQQGLKGAFYWEFSGDTANGELASAVHAGLS
- a CDS encoding DUF2550 domain-containing protein; its protein translation is MLLALLVSGLVVALVVIGLFVFGLRRRLIQRSGGTFDCSMRWGVSEEPDVSGKGWVYGVARYSGDRIDWFRVFSYSPRPRRLLERSSIEVIARRAPEGEEELALLSDAVVLCCAHRGTRLELAMSDDALTGFLAWLEAAPPGQRVNVA
- a CDS encoding F0F1 ATP synthase subunit epsilon, encoding MAAELHVELVAADRNVWSGEATLVVARTTSGDIGVMPGHQPLLGVLESGPVTIRTVGGNTVVAAVHGGFISFADNKLSLLAEIAELADEIDVERAERALERAKAETDSVSERRADVRLRAVSGR
- the atpD gene encoding F0F1 ATP synthase subunit beta; this translates as MTTIETAAATGRVARVIGPVVDVEFPVDAMPEIYNALKVEVADPAEDGKLKTLTLEVAQHLGDGLVRTISMQPTDGLVRQATVVNTGEGITVPVGDFTKGKVFNTLGEVLNYPEENANVTERWPIHRKAPRFDELESKTEMFETGVKVIDLLTPYVKGGKIGLFGGAGVGKTVLIQEMIYRVANNHDGVSVFAGVGERTREGNDLIEEMAESGVIDKTALVFGQMDEPPGTRLRVALAGLTMAEYFRDVQKQDVLFFIDNIFRYTQAGSEVSTLLGRMPSAVGYQPNLADEMGLLQERITSTRGHSITSMQAIYVPADDLTDPAPATTFAHLDATTVLSRPISEKGIYPAVDPLDSTSRILDPRYIAADHYATAMRVKGILQKYKDLQDIIAILGIDELGEEDKLVVHRARRVERFLSQNTHVAKQFTGVDGSDVPLDESIVAFNAICDGDYDHFPEQAFFLCGGIEDLKANAKELGVS